A genomic segment from Pseudosulfitobacter sp. DSM 107133 encodes:
- a CDS encoding TRAP transporter large permease: MDPITIGLWTTAGMLVMVVLGMRVAFAAGLAGFAGLFWLRWNGFDYAPERIGKALEISVKIAGQVPHSKVSSQALSLIPTFILIGYLAYYAKLTTALFEAAKRWIAWVPGGLAVSTVFATAGFAAVSGASVATAAVFARIAIPEMLKIGYNKQFAAGVVAAGGTLASLIPPSAILVIYAIIVEQDVGKLLLAGFIPGAFSAVVYAILIIGIAMVFKNVGPPVTGFTWRERFASLPPALPIVAVVVIIIFFVYNPFGDAWGTPTEGGAVGAFIVFLMALYRGMRLHQLKEALIETAKLTVMIFSIIWGVLIYVRFLGFADLPGAFSDWITSLDMAPMLILICILLAYAVLGMFMDAIGMLLLTLPVVYPAVMALNGGEFVSAADSAFGMSGTMCAIWFGILVVKMAEFCLITPPIGLNCFVVAGVRDDLTVQDVFKGVTPFFLADAVTIGLLVAFPSIVLWLPSLAG; encoded by the coding sequence ATGGATCCGATTACAATTGGTCTGTGGACCACCGCAGGCATGCTGGTGATGGTTGTTCTGGGCATGCGCGTGGCCTTTGCCGCCGGTCTTGCAGGCTTTGCGGGGTTGTTCTGGTTGCGCTGGAACGGATTTGACTATGCCCCCGAACGCATCGGCAAGGCACTGGAAATCAGCGTCAAGATCGCAGGGCAGGTGCCTCATTCCAAGGTCTCGTCACAGGCGCTCAGCCTGATCCCGACTTTTATCCTGATCGGCTATCTCGCCTATTATGCCAAGCTGACAACGGCCCTGTTCGAGGCCGCCAAACGCTGGATTGCCTGGGTGCCGGGGGGCTTGGCGGTGTCGACCGTCTTTGCCACCGCCGGCTTTGCCGCCGTGTCGGGTGCGTCGGTGGCCACGGCGGCGGTCTTTGCCCGCATCGCCATCCCCGAGATGCTGAAGATCGGCTATAACAAACAATTTGCGGCGGGTGTGGTGGCTGCGGGGGGCACGCTGGCTTCGCTGATCCCGCCCTCGGCCATTCTGGTGATCTATGCGATCATCGTCGAACAGGACGTGGGCAAGCTGTTGCTGGCGGGCTTTATTCCCGGCGCCTTCTCGGCGGTGGTCTATGCCATCCTGATTATCGGCATCGCTATGGTGTTCAAGAACGTCGGCCCGCCGGTGACGGGATTTACATGGCGCGAACGTTTTGCATCCCTGCCGCCCGCGCTGCCCATCGTTGCGGTGGTCGTGATTATCATCTTCTTTGTCTACAACCCCTTTGGCGACGCCTGGGGCACCCCGACCGAAGGCGGGGCCGTGGGGGCGTTCATCGTGTTCCTGATGGCGCTGTATCGCGGGATGCGCCTGCACCAGCTGAAAGAGGCGCTGATCGAAACGGCCAAGCTGACGGTGATGATCTTCAGCATCATCTGGGGCGTGCTGATCTATGTGCGGTTTCTGGGCTTTGCCGATCTGCCGGGTGCGTTTTCGGACTGGATCACCTCGCTGGACATGGCGCCGATGCTGATCCTGATCTGCATCCTGCTGGCCTATGCGGTGCTGGGCATGTTCATGGACGCCATCGGGATGCTGCTGCTGACGCTGCCTGTGGTCTATCCCGCCGTGATGGCGTTGAACGGGGGCGAGTTTGTTTCAGCCGCCGACAGTGCCTTTGGCATGTCGGGAACCATGTGCGCGATCTGGTTCGGGATTCTGGTGGTGAAAATGGCCGAATTCTGCCTGATTACCCCGCCCATCGGTCTGAACTGCTTTGTCGTGGCGGGCGTGCGTGACGATCTGACCGTGCAGGATGTGTTCAAGGGCGTGACGCCTTTCTTCCTTGCTGATGCGGTGACCATCGGCCTGTTGGTGGCGTTCCCAAGTATCGTGTTGTGGCTGCCGTCGCTGGCAGGCTAG
- a CDS encoding Rrf2 family transcriptional regulator, with the protein MRLTSFTDYGLRMLMRMSSAPQRAFSTAELAEDLQLSRNHLAKIMQKLAKAGLVETRRGGGGGARLAKAPDTVRLGDVVRLLEDDQALVVCFQASGGDCTLGANCRLRGRLHGAEAAFIAELNRSTLADIALGAAQPV; encoded by the coding sequence ATGCGATTGACCTCCTTTACCGACTACGGATTGCGGATGCTGATGCGCATGAGCAGCGCGCCGCAGCGGGCCTTTTCCACGGCTGAACTGGCCGAAGACTTGCAGCTGTCGCGCAACCATCTGGCCAAGATCATGCAAAAGCTGGCCAAGGCGGGGCTGGTCGAAACGCGGCGCGGGGGCGGCGGCGGGGCGCGGCTGGCGAAAGCGCCTGACACCGTCCGGCTGGGCGATGTGGTGCGGCTGCTGGAAGACGATCAAGCGCTTGTCGTGTGTTTTCAAGCAAGCGGAGGAGACTGCACGCTGGGCGCAAATTGTCGCCTGAGAGGGCGCCTGCACGGGGCCGAGGCGGCCTTTATCGCTGAGCTGAACCGGTCAACGCTGGCAGATATTGCGCTGGGGGCGGCACAGCCGGTTTGA
- a CDS encoding group III truncated hemoglobin: MNQPLPNPSMRPVVTAQIAERTGLSDDVLRRLVHSFYDKIRQDSMLGPIFAAQITDWGPHLERMVDFWSSVALMTGRYHGAPVPKHVGLPINQAHFDRWLTLFRQTANDVCAPAGAEHVIGCAERIARSLVMAVESAKAPGVPNLRG, from the coding sequence ATGAACCAGCCCTTGCCAAACCCGTCCATGCGCCCCGTGGTGACAGCCCAGATTGCAGAGCGCACGGGGCTAAGTGACGATGTTTTGCGCAGATTGGTGCACAGTTTCTATGACAAGATCCGCCAGGACAGCATGCTGGGTCCGATCTTTGCAGCGCAAATCACCGACTGGGGGCCGCATCTGGAGCGGATGGTGGATTTTTGGTCTTCGGTTGCGCTGATGACGGGTCGCTATCACGGTGCACCGGTGCCAAAGCATGTGGGCTTGCCCATAAATCAGGCGCATTTCGACCGCTGGCTGACCCTGTTCCGGCAGACCGCCAATGATGTCTGCGCCCCCGCAGGTGCTGAACATGTGATCGGGTGCGCCGAACGGATCGCCAGATCGCTTGTGATGGCCGTGGAAAGTGCCAAAGCACCAGGAGTACCCAATCTGCGCGGATAG
- a CDS encoding carboxymuconolactone decarboxylase family protein, with the protein MTQRLNYAEQSPQHLKRYMEFARGLAQSSIDETLRALIEIRASQINGCTYCVDMHVKQARLHGERELRLYHVAVWHESNLFSARERAALTWTESLTRLTDEGVTDAVYEQVRAEFSEQEISDLTFCIMAINGWNRVSRAFGTVPGSTDAAFGLDKAGLN; encoded by the coding sequence ATGACCCAACGTCTGAACTATGCCGAACAGTCCCCCCAGCATTTGAAAAGATACATGGAGTTTGCCAGAGGCCTTGCGCAATCCTCGATTGATGAGACCCTGCGGGCATTGATTGAAATCCGTGCCTCGCAGATCAACGGCTGCACCTATTGTGTCGACATGCATGTCAAACAGGCCAGACTGCATGGCGAACGCGAATTGCGCCTGTATCATGTGGCTGTCTGGCATGAATCCAACCTGTTCAGCGCGCGCGAACGTGCGGCGTTGACGTGGACGGAAAGCCTGACCCGTCTGACCGATGAGGGGGTGACGGACGCCGTTTACGAACAGGTGCGTGCCGAATTTTCCGAACAAGAGATTTCGGACCTGACCTTTTGCATCATGGCGATCAATGGCTGGAACCGTGTCAGCCGTGCCTTTGGGACCGTTCCGGGGTCGACCGATGCGGCCTTTGGGCTGGACAAGGCGGGGCTGAACTAA
- a CDS encoding Rrf2 family transcriptional regulator, which yields MILRNQVEWALHCCSVLAGLPKGRYLSTKTLAEFHGIPKEYLSKALQAVSQAGLVEATLGPSGGYRLSKPASDITFLDIVEAVEGKARTFNCTNIRDNIPCRPAGFCDEKPCAIARVMWQADAAWRASLRAVSLADLKDMLKTDIPADQAKRSADWLLDRLG from the coding sequence ATGATACTTAGAAATCAGGTCGAATGGGCACTGCATTGTTGCAGCGTGCTGGCAGGCTTGCCCAAGGGGCGGTATCTGTCGACCAAGACGCTGGCCGAGTTTCATGGCATCCCCAAGGAATACCTGTCCAAAGCGCTTCAGGCCGTGTCGCAGGCGGGGCTGGTCGAGGCCACATTGGGCCCCAGCGGCGGCTACCGGCTGTCAAAACCCGCCTCTGACATCACGTTTCTGGACATTGTCGAGGCCGTCGAGGGCAAGGCGCGCACCTTTAACTGCACCAACATCCGCGACAACATTCCCTGTCGTCCTGCGGGGTTTTGTGACGAGAAACCTTGCGCCATCGCCAGAGTCATGTGGCAGGCTGACGCGGCTTGGCGTGCATCCCTGCGTGCGGTCAGTCTGGCCGATCTTAAAGACATGCTAAAGACGGATATTCCCGCCGATCAGGCCAAACGCAGCGCCGACTGGCTGTTGGATCGCCTTGGCTGA
- the hemN gene encoding oxygen-independent coproporphyrinogen III oxidase, giving the protein MKQIDRLEPLGLFDARVPRYTSYPTAPVFSPQVGAVDQARALAALDPAVPVSVYLHIPFCERLCWFCACHTQGTKTLTPVESYVGTLEQELALLRDTLPAGLRMGRMHWGGGTPTILPPALIHRLAQAVKAVIPPTDDCEFSVEIDPTMVDRAKIGALADAGMNRASIGIQDFDPRVQEAIGRIQPFDVTRACVDDLRAAGVRSLNADLVYGLPHQNAARLEDTLSKVLALAPDRIALFGYAHVPWVSKRQQMIDEAALPDAVERFYLAEQAGERLRAHGFEAIGIDHFARPGDGLAIAANSGRLRRNFQGYVDDTCATLIGIGASSISRLPAGYIQNAAATPAYVQRITAGELAGVRGHILTQDDQLRARAIEMIMCDFRLDLDALRARFGPLGAGLASTVAQVGERFGDLVAVSDSALEILPAGRALTRIIASAFDAHVPQGARYSQAS; this is encoded by the coding sequence ATGAAACAGATTGACCGCCTTGAACCCTTGGGTCTGTTTGACGCCCGGGTGCCCCGCTATACCTCTTATCCCACCGCGCCGGTGTTTTCGCCGCAAGTGGGCGCTGTCGATCAGGCCCGCGCGCTGGCCGCGCTGGACCCTGCCGTGCCGGTGTCGGTCTATCTGCACATTCCGTTCTGCGAGCGGCTGTGCTGGTTCTGCGCCTGTCACACCCAGGGCACCAAGACCCTGACGCCGGTTGAAAGCTATGTCGGCACACTGGAACAGGAACTGGCCCTGTTGCGCGACACGCTGCCCGCCGGTTTGCGCATGGGGCGGATGCATTGGGGTGGCGGCACGCCAACAATCCTGCCGCCTGCATTGATCCATCGTCTGGCACAGGCTGTCAAAGCGGTGATCCCGCCCACCGACGATTGCGAATTTTCGGTCGAGATCGACCCGACGATGGTGGACCGCGCCAAGATCGGCGCGCTGGCTGACGCAGGTATGAACCGCGCCAGCATCGGCATTCAGGATTTCGACCCCAGGGTACAAGAGGCCATCGGGCGCATTCAGCCCTTTGACGTCACCCGCGCCTGCGTCGACGATCTGCGCGCTGCGGGGGTGCGGTCATTGAACGCCGATCTGGTCTATGGCCTGCCCCATCAGAACGCCGCGCGACTGGAGGATACACTGTCCAAGGTGCTGGCGCTGGCACCCGACCGGATTGCCCTGTTCGGCTATGCCCATGTGCCTTGGGTCTCCAAACGACAGCAGATGATTGACGAAGCCGCCCTGCCCGACGCGGTCGAACGTTTCTATCTGGCCGAACAGGCGGGCGAGCGTCTGCGCGCGCATGGTTTCGAAGCCATCGGCATCGACCATTTCGCGCGCCCCGGTGACGGGCTGGCGATCGCTGCCAACAGCGGCCGGCTGCGGCGCAATTTTCAGGGCTATGTGGACGATACCTGTGCAACGCTGATCGGGATCGGTGCGTCGTCGATCTCGCGGTTGCCTGCGGGCTATATCCAGAACGCCGCAGCCACGCCTGCCTATGTGCAGCGGATCACGGCCGGTGAACTGGCCGGCGTGCGTGGCCATATCCTGACCCAGGACGACCAGTTGCGCGCCCGCGCCATCGAAATGATCATGTGCGACTTCCGGCTGGACCTTGATGCCTTGCGCGCCCGGTTCGGCCCGCTGGGGGCGGGTCTGGCTTCGACCGTGGCGCAAGTGGGCGAACGGTTCGGTGATCTGGTCGCCGTCAGCGACAGCGCGCTTGAGATCCTGCCCGCGGGCCGTGCGCTGACGCGGATCATCGCAAGTGCGTTCGATGCCCATGTGCCGCAGGGTGCGCGCTATAGTCAGGCGTCGTAA
- the dusA gene encoding tRNA dihydrouridine(20/20a) synthase DusA — MRSDVKRAARLSVAPMMDWTDRHCRYLHRLLSANTLLYTEMVTSPALVRGGALHLLQHHGDEHPVALQLGGSDPVELAQAARIGAAAGYDEINLNVGCPSDRVQSGTFGAVLMRQPALVADCVRAMQDAVDVEVTVKCRIGVDDQTPAEVLPEFLSQMVGAGVERVAIHARKAWLQGLSPKENRDIPPLDYDLVRQMKGLFPNLHISVNGGITSLDQAVEFLEGGLDGVMVGRAAYHQPSDILCTADRRIYGVGADTSAEQAVAGMLPYIETHLSEGGRLHQVTRHMLGLFAGRPGARGWRRALSEGAHRDGAGPELVEQALTHITQAAQPQGG; from the coding sequence ATGAGAAGTGACGTAAAACGCGCGGCCCGCCTGTCCGTGGCGCCGATGATGGACTGGACAGACCGGCATTGCCGGTATCTGCACCGTCTGCTGTCGGCCAACACGTTGCTGTATACCGAGATGGTCACCTCGCCCGCGCTGGTGCGCGGCGGGGCGTTGCATCTGTTGCAGCATCACGGCGACGAACATCCCGTGGCGCTGCAACTGGGTGGCTCGGACCCTGTCGAGCTGGCGCAGGCTGCGCGGATCGGGGCGGCGGCGGGCTATGACGAGATCAACCTGAACGTGGGCTGCCCCTCGGACCGGGTGCAATCGGGCACCTTCGGCGCGGTGCTGATGCGCCAGCCTGCGCTGGTGGCCGACTGCGTGCGGGCCATGCAGGATGCGGTGGATGTCGAGGTGACGGTGAAATGCCGCATCGGCGTCGATGACCAGACCCCGGCAGAGGTGCTGCCCGAATTCCTGTCGCAGATGGTCGGTGCGGGTGTCGAGCGGGTTGCGATCCATGCGCGCAAGGCGTGGCTGCAGGGCCTTAGCCCCAAGGAAAACCGCGACATTCCACCGCTGGACTATGATCTGGTGCGCCAGATGAAGGGGCTGTTTCCCAATCTGCACATCTCGGTCAACGGCGGGATTACCTCGCTGGATCAGGCGGTTGAATTCCTTGAGGGGGGGCTTGACGGGGTCATGGTGGGCCGTGCGGCCTATCACCAGCCGTCCGATATCCTGTGCACGGCGGACCGGCGGATTTACGGTGTGGGCGCGGACACTTCAGCCGAACAGGCCGTGGCCGGAATGCTGCCCTATATCGAGACCCATCTGAGTGAGGGTGGCCGCCTGCATCAGGTCACGCGTCATATGCTGGGCCTGTTTGCGGGCCGCCCCGGTGCGCGCGGCTGGCGGCGCGCCCTGTCCGAAGGGGCGCACCGTGACGGTGCGGGGCCAGAGCTGGTGGAACAGGCGCTGACCCACATCACCCAAGCGGCACAACCACAAGGCGGCTGA
- a CDS encoding multidrug effflux MFS transporter, protein MLRIALVLGLLVMIGPFAIDMYLPAMPNIAADFGVDEPAVQMTLTAYFLSIGVAQLVYGPLSDQTGRRLPVFLGLGVFFIGSVGATLAGSVEALAGWRALQGLGGAAMMVMPRAIVRDLHTGNEATRLMAMVMLVMSVSPMLAPLAGSFVISLGSWRTVFAVLAVAAAVAAVVMGLSLGETLPPEKRTPVRFKSLMQNAGILFRDRGFMGLTMIGGFGMASFFVFIASAPFVYVQEFGLTPTQFSLAFAVNAIGFFSASQMAAPLGERFGMRPLVRAGVTGFTFCVLLLLLVVASGFQYLPVVIAGLFCANACLGVVIPTTMVLALDAHGERAGLASSLGGTLQMMAGGLMIAATGPFFDGTVVPMLAAIAICGVAAMGFTLFTLPRRVRA, encoded by the coding sequence ATGCTGCGAATAGCACTGGTCCTAGGACTGTTGGTCATGATCGGCCCCTTTGCGATTGATATGTATCTGCCCGCAATGCCCAATATTGCCGCCGATTTCGGCGTGGATGAACCCGCAGTGCAGATGACGCTGACCGCCTATTTCCTATCAATCGGTGTGGCGCAGCTGGTCTATGGGCCACTGTCCGACCAGACGGGCCGCCGCCTGCCGGTGTTCCTGGGGCTGGGCGTGTTTTTCATCGGCTCTGTCGGGGCCACGCTGGCCGGATCGGTCGAGGCGCTGGCCGGATGGCGCGCGCTGCAAGGTCTGGGCGGGGCTGCGATGATGGTCATGCCCCGCGCCATCGTGCGCGATCTTCACACCGGCAACGAAGCCACACGGCTGATGGCGATGGTGATGCTGGTCATGTCGGTGTCGCCCATGCTGGCACCACTGGCGGGCAGCTTTGTGATCTCGCTGGGATCGTGGCGCACGGTCTTTGCGGTGCTGGCGGTGGCTGCGGCCGTTGCTGCCGTGGTCATGGGCCTGTCGCTGGGCGAAACACTGCCACCCGAGAAACGCACACCGGTTCGGTTCAAGTCGCTGATGCAAAACGCGGGCATCCTGTTTCGGGATCGCGGCTTTATGGGGCTGACGATGATCGGCGGCTTTGGCATGGCCAGCTTCTTTGTCTTTATCGCATCCGCCCCCTTTGTCTACGTGCAGGAATTCGGCCTGACCCCCACGCAATTTTCGCTGGCCTTCGCGGTCAACGCGATCGGGTTCTTCTCTGCATCGCAAATGGCGGCCCCCCTGGGCGAGCGGTTTGGGATGCGCCCGCTGGTGCGTGCGGGCGTGACCGGCTTTACCTTCTGCGTGTTGCTGCTTTTGCTGGTGGTCGCCTCGGGATTTCAGTACCTGCCCGTGGTCATCGCCGGTCTGTTCTGCGCGAACGCCTGTCTTGGCGTGGTGATCCCCACAACGATGGTGCTGGCGCTGGATGCCCACGGCGAACGCGCGGGGCTGGCCTCGTCGCTGGGAGGCACGTTGCAGATGATGGCGGGCGGGCTGATGATCGCTGCCACAGGGCCGTTCTTTGACGGCACCGTCGTGCCGATGCTGGCAGCGATTGCGATTTGTGGTGTGGCGGCGATGGGCTTTACCCTGTTCACCCTGCCCCGTCGCGTGCGGGCGTAA
- a CDS encoding sulfite exporter TauE/SafE family protein, translating into MPDTMLLLQMLVMLMIIGAFAGVLAGLLGVGGGIVLVPAFFYAFHTLGYDGPQLMQMCLATSLATIIVTSLRSVHSHNKKGAVDWTILRGWAPGIVIGAVVGMLVVAQLRSSTLQAIFGVLALVVGLYMGFGRAHWRLGDEMPKGPKRWAYSPSMGFLSVLMGIGGGSFGVPLMSLHNVPIHRAVATAAGFGLLIAVPSVIGFLFVDMNMPVPPLTVGAVNFVAFGIIVAMTLITAPWGVKLAHAMDPKPLKRVFAVFLVLVALNMLRKALGY; encoded by the coding sequence ATGCCCGATACCATGCTGCTGTTACAAATGCTCGTCATGCTCATGATCATCGGAGCCTTTGCCGGCGTGCTCGCGGGCCTGCTGGGCGTGGGCGGTGGTATCGTGCTGGTGCCTGCGTTTTTCTATGCATTCCATACCCTTGGCTATGACGGCCCGCAGCTGATGCAGATGTGTCTGGCGACCTCGCTGGCCACGATCATCGTAACGTCGCTGCGCTCGGTGCACAGTCACAACAAGAAGGGCGCGGTCGACTGGACGATCCTGCGCGGCTGGGCGCCGGGAATCGTGATTGGCGCGGTTGTGGGCATGTTGGTGGTTGCGCAATTGCGGTCGTCGACCTTGCAGGCGATCTTTGGCGTTTTGGCATTGGTCGTGGGGCTGTACATGGGCTTTGGCCGCGCACACTGGCGTTTGGGCGACGAGATGCCAAAGGGTCCGAAACGTTGGGCCTATTCGCCATCCATGGGCTTTCTGTCGGTGTTGATGGGAATTGGCGGCGGCAGCTTTGGCGTGCCACTGATGAGCCTTCACAACGTGCCCATTCACCGCGCTGTAGCGACGGCAGCGGGCTTTGGTCTGCTGATCGCGGTGCCCTCGGTGATCGGCTTTCTGTTTGTCGACATGAATATGCCGGTGCCGCCGCTGACCGTCGGCGCGGTGAACTTTGTCGCTTTTGGAATCATCGTCGCGATGACATTGATCACCGCCCCCTGGGGGGTGAAGCTGGCCCATGCGATGGACCCGAAGCCATTGAAACGAGTGTTTGCGGTGTTCCTGGTGCTGGTGGCGCTGAACATGTTGCGCAAGGCGTTGGGCTACTGA
- a CDS encoding PACE efflux transporter: MRTTPDRIRHAISFEVIGLLLVIPLGTIGFGIAAQHVGVIALVASLIATLWNYLYNLLFDRALKRWTGTVHKTVVMRIIHAVIFELGLLVVTLPLIAIYLGIGLWQALVMDIAFVVFYLIYAFAFNWAYDRIFPLPDTA; this comes from the coding sequence ATGCGCACCACCCCCGACCGTATTCGCCACGCAATTAGCTTTGAAGTGATCGGTTTGCTACTTGTCATTCCGCTGGGGACGATCGGTTTTGGCATCGCCGCCCAGCATGTCGGGGTCATCGCCCTGGTTGCTTCGTTGATCGCGACCTTGTGGAATTATCTCTATAACCTGCTGTTCGACCGCGCCCTGAAGCGCTGGACCGGCACGGTGCACAAGACCGTTGTCATGCGGATCATACATGCCGTGATATTCGAACTTGGGCTGCTGGTGGTCACGCTGCCACTGATCGCAATCTATCTGGGGATCGGCCTGTGGCAGGCGCTGGTGATGGATATTGCCTTTGTGGTGTTTTACCTGATCTACGCTTTTGCCTTTAATTGGGCTTATGACCGGATTTTTCCATTGCCCGACACCGCCTGA